DNA from Drosophila suzukii chromosome 2R, CBGP_Dsuzu_IsoJpt1.0, whole genome shotgun sequence:
AGCTCGATGTGACCTCCGCGGAGGACTACAGGGCGCTGCGTGAGTACGAGCAGGAGAAGTTCACCCAGATGGTCAAGCAGGTGAAGGACGCCGGTGCCACTTTGGCCATCTGCCAGTGGGGCTTCGACGACGAGGCAAAccatctgctgctgcagcAGGAGCTTCCGGCCGTGCGCTGGGTGGGCGGTCCGGAGATCGAGCTGATCGCCATCGCCACCGGTGGACGCATCGTGCCTCGCTTCGAAGAGCTCACGCCCGAGAAACTGGGTCTTGCCGGTCTGGTTCGCGAAATGGGTAAGTTTTCATCCAGTAGAGTTATGGCGCATTTTTAATTCAATTCCCTTCCCTTCAGCATTCGGAACATCCAAGGACAAGATGCTGGTCATCGAGGAGTGCAAGAACTCTAAGGCAGTGACTATTTTCCTGCGTGGCGGTAACGCCATGATCATCGCCGAGGCCAAGCGCTCCATTCACGACGCCATCTGCGTGGTGCGTTCGCTGGTGAAGGACTCGCGTATTGTCTACGGCGGCGGTGCGGCCGAGATTAGCTGCTCTTTGGCAGTGGCCAAGGAAGCCGACCAGCTTTCCACTTTAGAGCAGTACGCCTTCCGCGCCTTTTCCGTGGCCCTGGAGAGCATTCCGTTGGCCCTGGCTGAGAACAGCGGCCTGCATCCCATTGAAACCCTGTCGGAGCTGAAGGCCAGACAGGTGGCCGAAAAGAAGCCCAGCCTGGGCGTGGACTGCATGCTGACTGGTGATTCGGACATGAAGAGCCACAACGTGGTGGAGTCGCTGCACTCGAAGAAGCAGCAGATTCTGCTCTCCACGCAGCTCGTCAAGATGATACTCAAGATCGATGACGTGCGCTCCAAGAACGAAGGCGGCATGTAACGACCCACTTGCACACCACATTAGATCAGTTTCAGATTCACATCCCCTCGCTTTGCTATCTCTTCACGAACAACACCCGCGCAACGCCTCATCTCTATGTACATCTGTATTAATTGTTTACTTTATTAATCCACAAGTTCTttggaaaagaaaaaaattacatTATACAAGGGGTTATCCCTGGTCAAATACACTAAAACCAACCTAAGCCATTGACTAGACTTTCTTGCCATTAATGGTGGCTAGTTGTTTGCGGTTGATCTGGTCAAAGAACAGCAATCCCGCCGATCGCTCCACGCTCTCAGGCGGCACCTGGAACACACTGATGGGAGTGTCGTTGCTGATCACCTGGTTGGGCATCACATAGGACTCCATGTGAAGTTTGTGGTCCGGTGATTCGCCTACGATCACCTTGTAAAAGTGTGTAGGAACAGCAACCGTATTCGCACCGATGACCTCGTACTTCACGTAGGTCTTTCCGTCGTCCTCCTTGTGGGGCAGGTAAAGTGGACCCGTGCAGACGTATACATTGGAGTAGGTCTTGGTCAGTTTGCGCACATGCGACTCCAAGGTGTTCCACGCGTCTCGGTTGAATCCCTGGCCCACCTGTGGCGCCATGTTGGAGAGGTAAAAGGTTTCGTCGCAGTGCTTCTGGTGCAGTCGATGGTTGCCAGCCGCGGCCATGTGCCCACGATCGTAGCCGGATCTCCTGTAGTCCGTGTTCTGGGACCTGAAGAACGGGTGGATGCTCTCGTCCTGTTTAAAATCACATTTAGCTCGATCCACGGCATCGTTTTTGGCCACCGACTCCGCCGTCAGGTGCTCGAACACCCAGTGGGGCACTCGGTTCCTCCGATCGTAGGATAGCACATAGTCCGAGTGGGAGCGCACATGATCCAGTCCCGGGAAGCCGTACTTCATGATCTGACCGATCCGAGAAGGTGTCGCCGCCAGGCTCACATTCGACTCTTGGGCAGGAATTAAACTGGCCGCGGAAACAGTTCCAAAGGTGGGTAATCCCGGCAGGCGGGGAAGGCTATTGGCGAATCCGTCGTTCCGACGTTCCCGCTCCACGTGGGAACCCAGGTAGAAGGCGCCCAAGGCGGTGGCACCCAGGGCTAATACGCTGCCCACTCGTCGCCCACTCATCCTCGcagttttatttataaatctGGCCAAAAAGACCAGATAACAGCCGCTATTGCACAATTCAGGTACTTCGGCGTAGGAAAGGCAGATAGTATCGATACATCGATCATGTAATCCGATAAACGTTATGATAGATGTGCGATATATCGTTATTTTGTCTGATAAATCGGACTAATTTCCCATAACTTTGGCTCTAAAAATTCAAACGTATTCCTCAATGTATTCTGCCCACATAAACGAAAATACGTTACCTTCTCTTTAAAACGCAGCTTAATAATATTCAGAATCAATCCAAAATCCCACGAAGCAAACCTACAGTACCCCAGGGACTTGGAAATCTGAATTAATCCTAtaggttttaaattttaatatcaggaacaaattttaaaattgtttttttttattagaaAGAAAAGTGATTTTCGTTTGTTTGTTGAACCTGCGATCGTCAAGACATTTATAAAGTCGGAAGCGCTTTCTTCTacctgttgcatacttttaaacgaatataatatacccttttaatcTACGAAAACTCGTTTCGTAAAGACGAAATCATGAAATCTATATAATATGTAATTTGTTAACAATTATATGTGGCTGTGATATCATATCAATCTATCGTATATTAGTCAAGGTCAAGGGGGGTTTACTGCACTTGTCTCCCCCTAATTCGTTTGCTTAGCTTTATTTGCAGCTCAAAGCTTTTAAAACCGAGATCCAATTCCATTTCGTTTCACTTTACCGAGGTTTTATTTGACGAGGTTATCTCTCTAGGCTTGTTTACATTGGAACTGCAGCTGATTAGAGGCGAATCGGATAGAGACATTTTTCCAGTGTTCAGTTGAAAGTGAAAACCATATAGAGAGGATGCTGGATGTGGTGGCCGTACTTCTGATCGCCCTGGCGGTAGTCTTTTGGTTTGTGCGCACGCGATATAGTTACTGGACCCGACGGGGAATCGGAAATGATCCGGCTCGATTCCCCGTGGGCAATATGGACGGGTTCCGGAAAACGAAGCACTTCATCGATATTGTTACCCCGCTGT
Protein-coding regions in this window:
- the EndoG gene encoding endonuclease G, mitochondrial → MSGRRVGSVLALGATALGAFYLGSHVERERRNDGFANSLPRLPGLPTFGTVSAASLIPAQESNVSLAATPSRIGQIMKYGFPGLDHVRSHSDYVLSYDRRNRVPHWVFEHLTAESVAKNDAVDRAKCDFKQDESIHPFFRSQNTDYRRSGYDRGHMAAAGNHRLHQKHCDETFYLSNMAPQVGQGFNRDAWNTLESHVRKLTKTYSNVYVCTGPLYLPHKEDDGKTYVKYEVIGANTVAVPTHFYKVIVGESPDHKLHMESYVMPNQVISNDTPISVFQVPPESVERSAGLLFFDQINRKQLATINGKKV
- the CCT5 gene encoding T-complex protein 1 subunit epsilon; the protein is MSFPGTFAFDEYGRPFIILRDQERQKRITGTDAIKTHIMAARQIASTLKTSLGPKGLDKIMVSPDGDVTVTNDGATIMKLMEVEHEIAKLMVQLSQSQDDEIGDGTTGVVVLAGALLEQAEGLIDRGIHPIRIADGFELAAQCAIKQLDSIAQPFPVDPKNKEPLIQIAMTTLGSKIVNKCHRQMAEMAVDAVLNVADIEKKDVNFELIKIETKVGGRMEDSMLVKGVIVDKTLSHSQMPKELRNVKLAILTCPFEPPKPKTKHKLDVTSAEDYRALREYEQEKFTQMVKQVKDAGATLAICQWGFDDEANHLLLQQELPAVRWVGGPEIELIAIATGGRIVPRFEELTPEKLGLAGLVREMAFGTSKDKMLVIEECKNSKAVTIFLRGGNAMIIAEAKRSIHDAICVVRSLVKDSRIVYGGGAAEISCSLAVAKEADQLSTLEQYAFRAFSVALESIPLALAENSGLHPIETLSELKARQVAEKKPSLGVDCMLTGDSDMKSHNVVESLHSKKQQILLSTQLVKMILKIDDVRSKNEGGM